TGAGCAACGTGCGGCTGAGTTAGCGGTGCTTGACCCGTTAACCGGCATTGCTAACCGGAGAAAATTTGATGAGTATCTGGCGCTTCAATGGCGGGAATTAGCGAGAAGCAAGAAATCGCTTTCGTTGATTTTTATAGATATTGATCACTTTAAGTTAATCAATGACAACTACGGTCATCCCACCGGAGATCAAGTTTTGGTGGAAGTGGCGAGTGTCCTGAAGGGCTTCGCCAGAAGGCCATATGATATCTGTGCACGATATGGCGGAGAAGAGTTTATGCTGTTGTTGAGTCATACAAATCTGTCGCAGGCACGGAAAATAGCACAGCGAGTTCAAAGTGAAATCCGTAATTACTCATTTGTAAAAGATAGCCCTGAGTTTAGTCAACCTGTGACCATCAGTATTGGCCTTGCTACTACGCAGCCTACTCCGGATACGGATATGTATACCTTTATCGACTTCGCTGACAAGCTGCTTTATCAGGCTAAAAATGGCGGTCGTGACCGTATCGTTAGCTCTGCCATCAATTATTCAGAAAAAGCCAATGCAAAGGTTTGATTAATAAAGCAGCAAGCTAAACAGACTAATCATTTTCAAACTAGACATGTTATTCAATTGGAATTACAATGTATATACATTGTAATTCTGTTTGGAGGTATCTATGAAACCTGAAATGATTGAAGTGAACTCGGTTGGTGTTATTGAACGTATCTGTATTCTGTCTGTAACCGTATTAATGTCAGTATTTGCTTTCGCATAACCGCACACTAATCCGTAAAGTAAAGCCGTATAAGAGTGAGTCGAATGTTCTTACTCTTATACGGCTTACTTGTTTCTGTGGCTTAGTTTGCGGCTTTTTTTATAGCAGCCATTTTAATAGCAGAAATAGCGCCATACTGATACCGGCGGTTGCGATAACATTTTTGCTTTTCCATGCCACCAACGCAGCAACCAGCGCTCCTATCAGATAAGGGTTTAGTGGATTCAGGTTCAGCTCTCCCCCCGGCAGAAAGACAATAGGTGCCCAGATGGCGGTGAGAACGGCAGGGCTGGAGTAGTTCAATATCTTCTGTGCAGTTGGGTTAAGCCTTAATGGTATGGCAGGTTCCAGAAACAGATAACGGCTGAGAAACACAATCACTGTCATAGCAAGTATGGATAGCATAATCATTGTTTTTCTCCTTCTGTGGAATGGTCAGTCGAGTTTTGTTTTTGCTTAGTAACAGATTCACACCAGTAGCCGGTTAGCATTCCGGCTATTGAGGCGATCATCAGGGCTCCTTCGATCTGGTAGTGAGTACAGAGCACAGAGATAACCAGTGACACAATGACGGCCGCCAGAACCGGATAGCTTTTAACTCCGGGGACAACCAGCGCAATAAACGTAGCGGCAACAGCAAAGTCTAATCCGGCTTCAGTCAGGCCGGGGATATAGTTTCCCGCCACTATGCCGGCAAAGGTGGCCAGATTCCACACAACATAGAAAGCACCTCCTGCTCCCAGCGCATACCACTTGTTAAACTCCCTTTGTGATTGATTTGCACAAACGGCGAACAGTTCATCCGTCAGCCAGAAGCCCAGTATCAGACGCCAGCGAAGCGGCAGAGTGCTGATTCTGTCACGCAGGGATACGCTGTAGAGCAGATGCCTTGAAGTGATAAAAAAAGTGGTCAGCAGCAGTGTACCGATACCGACTCCGGCTTTAAACATACCTACGGCAACCAGTTGTGCAGACCCTGCAAACAGAATGGCAGACATGGCTTGCGCTTCAAATGTGGATAGACCGGCTTCAATAGCAAAGGATCCTGCCAGTATTCCCCATGGAACTACGGCAATACACAGGGGCATTACTGCCAGAATGCCTTTTAGCAACTGTTGCCTGCCGGAATGCGCTATTTGCGCGGGCGTGTCGGTGAACTCAATACTCATACAATCTCCTCTTTTTCTAACCAAATTAGAAGAGAGTGCTCAATGGGGATTGTATAAATTTGCGCGGGTTTAGATCATTTTCAGGTACTGGCCGGGGGTAAAGCCCATGGCACGTTTAAAGTGACGGTGGAAATGACTTTGATCGTGAAAGCCCGATTCTTGTGCAGTATCCGAAATGGAATGCCCCTGTTTTAGTAGCTTTCTTGCCAGTCTGAGACGGGACTGAATCTGATAGGCGTGCGGTGGCAAGCCATACTCTTTCTGAAAGGATCGAACCAGATGGTAAGGACTAAGATTAGCCAGCTTTGCCAAATCGTCCAGCGACACATCCGTTTGCGGAAAATCATCAAGGAACTCTTTTACCAGATGAGTCTGGCGTTTCGGATGCCGGGCATCTTTTACTGTCAGGGAAGACTTACCGTGCTTAGCGATAAGTTTGACAAAGGTTCTGTACAGCAAAGTCTCCCGCAGCAGGCGATTATCTGAGTTTTCCAGTGTATCGAACACCAGCCGCAACTGATTGGCCAGTTCGGGGTCATTAACTACCGGCTGGCTAAAATAGGGTGCACCATAGTTTGGCAGGTTAAGCTCTCGGGTTATTCCTTCAAACTGCTCCGGAAGCGGATACATGGCTTTATATTGCCAGCCGCCTTCTGATGCCGAGTGACCACTATGAACCTGATCGGCATTAACCAGAATAATGGTGTCTTTCGGCGCGATATGATGACCGCCCGTGCGGTAAAAGCGTTGCGCCCCTTTTTCAATTACGCCTACTGTATAACCTTCATGGCTGTGCATGGAGAAGTTCTGTTTCTCGTATTTGGCATCAAGTATCTCAAGGCCGCCGAATTCATCGGCGACTGTGAAATTTGCCTGTTCTGCATTTTTTTTCTTAGCCATATACAAGAGTGATTTTTCGGGTGTTTTTATAAGTTTACTTTATGGGGCAGCTTTGTTTTGTACAAAATTGCTTTTTTTGTTTAACAATAAACAGGAAAAAGCGGCGGCTAACAAGTAGAATACGCGGCTGAAAAGTGTAGCCAGTAAATATTGAGCAAGTCGTGGATAGTAAACAGTTTGAATTATTAGCCCCCGGTGGGGATATAGAGTCGATAAAAGCCGCCATTGTAGCTGGTGCCGACGCCATTTATTGCGGTCTGGATCGGTTTAATGCCCGCAACCGCGCGGAAAACCTGACTCTGGATAATCTGAATGAGGTGATTGATATCGCCCATCAGCACGACTGCAAGATATTCCTCACCCTGAATATTGTGATTCTGGAAAACGAAATACCGGCCATTACCCGCCTGCTGCGTCAACTGCTGAGTACTAAAGTTGACGGTGTCATTGTGCAGGATCTTGGTCTGGCCTACATTTTGAAGCATCACTTTCCTCAGTTGGATGTGCACGCATCCACGCAGATGAACACCCACAATAAAGGGCAGATAAGCTTCCTAAACCAGCTTGGTGTCAGCCGGGTAAACCTGTCCCGTGAACTCAATATTGATGAGATTAAAACACTGGCGAAATTTGGTCTGCAGCATAACGTGCTAATGGAAGTATTTGTTCACGGCTCTTACTGCATCGGCTTCTCTGGTTTGTGTTATATCAGTTCAGTGAGAAATGGTGCATCGGGCAACCGTGGCCGTTGCAGCCAGCCGTGTCGTGATCAGTATCAGACAACAGAAGCGGGCAGCGATTATCCCCTGAATATGAAAGATAACTCCGCTTTTGGTGATCTGAAAGAGCTGGCCGATGCAGGTGTCTATTCACTGAAAGTGGAAGGGCGCATAAAGAAATCCCACTATGTGTATACCGTGGTCGATAACTGGCGCAGACAAATAGATGCTTACTGTAATGGCGATGAGCTGCTGACAGACACCAGCGAGCTGTATACCGTATTTAATCGTGATTTTTCTAACGGTTACCTTAAGGCAGATATCCATCAGGATATGTTTATCAATAATCCGCGTGACCATTCCGCTAAGCACTTTACTGAAATTCACGCCTGCCATTCGCCGCAAGAGGTACAGAAGGTTAAGCAGCAGCTTTATGATAAGAAAACCGAAATCATCCGGCTGGTGGAAGAGAAGACCAAAAACCTGATGCCGGAGCAGGAAACAAGTAAAGTTACCAGCCTTAAAGGTGGTGGTGTAAATGATATTCCCCAGCTTGCTCCTCATTCAGAGTACAAAGGCGAGGCAGAGCTATCCGTTCTGTTGTCCAAAGCCGAGCAATTAGATAGTGTATCTCGTGACAATGTCACAATGCATTTTGAACTGCCTGTGTCTATGGCGCGCTCTTTTGACGATCATGTTGAGTTGTTCAGGGAGAATCCGTCTCTTGTTCCTTGGTTCCCTGCTGTATTGATTGAACAGGATTTCCAGATGGCGGTCGATTTTATTGAAGCCGTCAAACCAAAGCTGTTGGTAACAAACAACAGCGGAATTGGTTTGGTAGCGCAGCAGCAGGGTATCGACTGGATTGCCGGTCCGCAGATGAACGTGACTAACTCTTACGCTATTGAGTGTCTGAGAAAAGAGTTTGGCTGTGTTGGCGCCTTTATTTCTAACGAGTTAAACAAGGTTCAGGTGCAGCGGATTAAGAGACCTGAGGACTTCCGCCTGTTTTATAGCGTCTACCATCCCGTTAATCTGCTGACCAGCCGTCAGTGTCTGTTCCAGCAGAGCATCGGCTGTAAGAAGATGCGTATTAACAAAGGTTGTATGCCAAGGTGCGAAAAACACACATCGATTATCAACCTGAAGGATAACCCTTATATCGTCGATAAGCAGCGCGGTCACTACAACAGTTTGTATGCGGAGTTCCATTACCTGAATACCGATGTGGTTTCTGATCTCAAGGGCTTGTTTAGTGATTACCTGTTGGATCTACGACCGATTGAGACCATGACCAGCCAGAAGTGGCAGCATGATGAGTTGATTGGTGGTGTCCGTTCCCTGATAAAAGGTGAACAAGGCTCGGCTGAGCTAATCAGGCAGCAGGTTTCTCCGACCATGGATAACCAGTACCGCAAAGGGTTATAGGTAACCTGAACTAAGGTGATAAAAAAAGGCTAAGTGGGTTGCTCACTTAGCCTCTGTTTTTCTGCAAATTAGTTTTATTGATCAGCCGGAAAAACAACGCCTGTCTGCTTTCTTATTTCCGCAATCACTTCAGCGACTTCCAGCGAACGCTGCTTACAGTGCGAGCATGTGTATCCTTGTTCTATCTGATCGGCAAATACATCCGCTTCATAGCTCATGGTGTTTTCTGCCTGAGGCAGATTGAATTCTTGTCGCTGCCCGCCTCTTTTTTGCAGGGTAAAGCCGCTGCATTCGGAGAAATGATCCAGCAGAATTACGCCCTCTTCACCCTGAATTTCACTCGGAACATAGCCGTCAGATACCTTAGAGTGCTGAACCGTGACGATAAAGTTAGGGTAGCTGAGCAGAGCAAGGCCGTGGCCGTCAACGCCGGAGGAGAGAAGCTTGGCGCTGGCCTGAATCTGTTCCGGCTTACCGAACAGTGACACCGCAGCCGCTACGCAGTAGTAGCCGATATCCATAATAGATCCGTTGGAGAAAGCCGGATTGAAAGTGTTCGGGTTTTCACCGTTCAGGTATTTCTGGTAACGGGATGAGTATTGGCAGTAGCTTAGATAAACGCTGTTTAGCTTGCCGACATTTGGCAGGTTGCGCTTCAGTTCCTCAAAGTTTGGCAGAAACTCTGTCTTAAAGGCTTCAAACAGCACAACGTTGTTCTCTTCTGCCGTAGCATACATCTGTTGTGCCTGCTCAAAGTTAGAGGCGACAGGTTTTTCACAAATGACGTGCTTTTTATGTTCCATCATCAGACAAGCCTGCTGGCAGTGAAGGCTGTTCGGAGAGGCGATGTAAACAGCGTCGACATTAGTATCGGCCGCAAGCTCATCAAGGTTGTCGTAGTAATGGCAGCCTACGGCTTGTAGGGGGGTGCAAAACGCTTCGGCTGAATCTATAGCGCGGGAGTAAACTGCGCTTAGCTGAAAACGGCCGGTTTCAATAGCGGCTTCTACAAATCGTTCTGTGATCCAGTTGGTTCCGATTACTGCTAAATTGATCATGAGTCTCTGCCTAAATCTGAATGGAGTTGGAGTGGATTAATTCTAGCACCAAAAATAACAGCAGTCACAGTAACGGTTTATGATAAATGGTTATTTTATAGCGTATTTTTTTTGAAGTACAAGATGATGAAAATTCAAGTTCGAAGAGGATTTTTTTGCTAGTTGAACTGAAAACTGGTACTTGCTTCCGGTTTTTAATGGTTAATTTATACTCTTCACCTAGCTATGAAATAAATCACATTATTTATAAGGATTTAGGCGCACTCTAATAACTCTAGTGTAGTAGTGAAGTCGCATTTTAGATATCGTTAATGAATAAGGATTAAGGAATAATCTTGCATAGACGGATCCGAAAAATGACCTGGAAGACGAGTAGGCGGTTGAGCCCGCCAACTCAGAAGATGTTTTGAATTCTTTTCCGGTAATTTTTTAGGAGTCTAATATGCCAAATAAAATCCGCAATATCGCCTTTGTCGGGCAGAGTGGTACCGGCAAAACCAGCCTCGTCGAACGGTTACTCTTTGAGTCTGAAGCCACAACACATCTCGGTAGCGTCGAAAAAGGCGATACCGTCACCGACTTTGATGACCAATCTATTCACTACCACCATAGTATTGAAGCCACTCCAGTGACTTTAAGCTGGAATAAACACCGTATGAACTATATCGACACTCCGGGGCAGACCGAGCTGCTGGGGCGTACTTTTAGTGTTTTTCCTGCAGTAGAAACCACCGCTATGGTGGTGGATGCAAATACCCCGCTCAATCAGGTTTCTGACCGTCTGCATGCCTTTGCCACAGAGCAGAAAAAGTGCCAGATGATTGTGGTAAACAAGATCGATCAGAATCCGGATAAAGTCGTTGAGCTGATGGCAGAAATAACAGAACATTTCGGCGATTGCTGTCTTCCTATCAATCTGCCATCAGAAGACGGCAGCAGCGTTGTTGACTGCTATTTTGAACCCCAATAT
This is a stretch of genomic DNA from Vibrio sp. SCSIO 43137. It encodes these proteins:
- a CDS encoding AraC family transcriptional regulator → MAKKKNAEQANFTVADEFGGLEILDAKYEKQNFSMHSHEGYTVGVIEKGAQRFYRTGGHHIAPKDTIILVNADQVHSGHSASEGGWQYKAMYPLPEQFEGITRELNLPNYGAPYFSQPVVNDPELANQLRLVFDTLENSDNRLLRETLLYRTFVKLIAKHGKSSLTVKDARHPKRQTHLVKEFLDDFPQTDVSLDDLAKLANLSPYHLVRSFQKEYGLPPHAYQIQSRLRLARKLLKQGHSISDTAQESGFHDQSHFHRHFKRAMGFTPGQYLKMI
- a CDS encoding Gfo/Idh/MocA family protein; its protein translation is MINLAVIGTNWITERFVEAAIETGRFQLSAVYSRAIDSAEAFCTPLQAVGCHYYDNLDELAADTNVDAVYIASPNSLHCQQACLMMEHKKHVICEKPVASNFEQAQQMYATAEENNVVLFEAFKTEFLPNFEELKRNLPNVGKLNSVYLSYCQYSSRYQKYLNGENPNTFNPAFSNGSIMDIGYYCVAAAVSLFGKPEQIQASAKLLSSGVDGHGLALLSYPNFIVTVQHSKVSDGYVPSEIQGEEGVILLDHFSECSGFTLQKRGGQRQEFNLPQAENTMSYEADVFADQIEQGYTCSHCKQRSLEVAEVIAEIRKQTGVVFPADQ
- a CDS encoding AzlD domain-containing protein — encoded protein: MIMLSILAMTVIVFLSRYLFLEPAIPLRLNPTAQKILNYSSPAVLTAIWAPIVFLPGGELNLNPLNPYLIGALVAALVAWKSKNVIATAGISMALFLLLKWLL
- a CDS encoding peptidase U32 family protein, encoding MDSKQFELLAPGGDIESIKAAIVAGADAIYCGLDRFNARNRAENLTLDNLNEVIDIAHQHDCKIFLTLNIVILENEIPAITRLLRQLLSTKVDGVIVQDLGLAYILKHHFPQLDVHASTQMNTHNKGQISFLNQLGVSRVNLSRELNIDEIKTLAKFGLQHNVLMEVFVHGSYCIGFSGLCYISSVRNGASGNRGRCSQPCRDQYQTTEAGSDYPLNMKDNSAFGDLKELADAGVYSLKVEGRIKKSHYVYTVVDNWRRQIDAYCNGDELLTDTSELYTVFNRDFSNGYLKADIHQDMFINNPRDHSAKHFTEIHACHSPQEVQKVKQQLYDKKTEIIRLVEEKTKNLMPEQETSKVTSLKGGGVNDIPQLAPHSEYKGEAELSVLLSKAEQLDSVSRDNVTMHFELPVSMARSFDDHVELFRENPSLVPWFPAVLIEQDFQMAVDFIEAVKPKLLVTNNSGIGLVAQQQGIDWIAGPQMNVTNSYAIECLRKEFGCVGAFISNELNKVQVQRIKRPEDFRLFYSVYHPVNLLTSRQCLFQQSIGCKKMRINKGCMPRCEKHTSIINLKDNPYIVDKQRGHYNSLYAEFHYLNTDVVSDLKGLFSDYLLDLRPIETMTSQKWQHDELIGGVRSLIKGEQGSAELIRQQVSPTMDNQYRKGL
- a CDS encoding AzlC family ABC transporter permease, which produces MSIEFTDTPAQIAHSGRQQLLKGILAVMPLCIAVVPWGILAGSFAIEAGLSTFEAQAMSAILFAGSAQLVAVGMFKAGVGIGTLLLTTFFITSRHLLYSVSLRDRISTLPLRWRLILGFWLTDELFAVCANQSQREFNKWYALGAGGAFYVVWNLATFAGIVAGNYIPGLTEAGLDFAVAATFIALVVPGVKSYPVLAAVIVSLVISVLCTHYQIEGALMIASIAGMLTGYWCESVTKQKQNSTDHSTEGEKQ
- a CDS encoding sensor domain-containing diguanylate cyclase — protein: MEMSKAFYYSILDSLPEQLAVIDLSGKIIYVNDSWQHFGDCNEYNEKVSWLNQNYLTTCEKAAKAGDEDAKVVVEGLTELISSEMASFYFEYPCHSPTEQRWFMMRAVPFYTDSSRCIVITHQNITKRKLAEQRAAELAVLDPLTGIANRRKFDEYLALQWRELARSKKSLSLIFIDIDHFKLINDNYGHPTGDQVLVEVASVLKGFARRPYDICARYGGEEFMLLLSHTNLSQARKIAQRVQSEIRNYSFVKDSPEFSQPVTISIGLATTQPTPDTDMYTFIDFADKLLYQAKNGGRDRIVSSAINYSEKANAKV